In Leptolyngbya sp. O-77, the genomic window CATCCTCTGGTTCACCGGGCGTGGGCACATCGTCAATGGTCAGCGCCACCACGCGCTCGGTGGTTTCTTTATAAAACAGCCCATCCGGAAAAGCCCGCGCTACCTGCTGCACAAGCCGCTGCTGAGCAAGCCCCATAGCCTCTCGCACTCAAAACAACTTACCTTTCCATAGTAAAGAGTGGGGAGCCTGTCGATAAATCCCAAAGATCCGACCCTGATTGGTTGCCTGAATTTGTCGCCTGATTCGTGATCAGCGCCAGGTTCGTCAGAAGACTTGCCCAGCCCAAGGTAGCGCCTGAAGCCACCTGCGACGACCAGAGGCTAAAAGAGGCCAGAAGGGGCTAGAGGGCGATCGCCGACACCTCCGACTGCACGCTGCTCAGATCATCCGGCTGCCACACCTGCCCATCCAGCGCCATCTGCTCAATGCGACTAGCCAGCCGCAATGCCTTGAGGGCCTGTTCGCCGCCTACCGAAGGCTGTTTGCCACCGCGCACACACTGCACAAAATGCTCTAGCTCGGCGTGCAGCGGCTCGATGTTGCTGGTGTACACTTTCTCGATCAGCCCATCCTGACGGTAAAGCACCTGCCCGTAGTCGGTTCGATAGTTGGCCGTCGTCTGCCGATGGATCAGAATTTCATTGTTCAGAAAATCGGCTTCCGTCAGGGAATTTTTGCAGTGGGCGGCGATGCGGCGAATCTTGCGGTGGGTGACCTTGCTAGCAGTCAGCGTGGCCACAATGCCGTTGGCAAAGCCCAGCGTCGCCGTCACATAGTCCAGATAGCCAGAATCCGACGCGCGGCTGCCGCTGGCGGTCAATCGTGTGACCGGTGCAGCGGCCAGTTCCAGCAGCAGGTCGATATCGTGGATCATCAGATCCAGCACCACCGACACATCGTTTGCTCGCTGGGAATAGGGACTCATGCGGTGAGCCTCCAGCGCCAGCAGTTCTTCTGTTTTCAGC contains:
- a CDS encoding Gfo/Idh/MocA family oxidoreductase; this encodes MGQHHTRVLSLLKDVELVGISDVNVERGLDTASKYRVRFFEDYRELLKCVDAVCVAVPTRLHYSVGLTCLQGGVHVLIEKPIAASIAEAELLVNAAAEANCILQVGHIERFNPAFQELSKVLKTEELLALEAHRMSPYSQRANDVSVVLDLMIHDIDLLLELAAAPVTRLTASGSRASDSGYLDYVTATLGFANGIVATLTASKVTHRKIRRIAAHCKNSLTEADFLNNEILIHRQTTANYRTDYGQVLYRQDGLIEKVYTSNIEPLHAELEHFVQCVRGGKQPSVGGEQALKALRLASRIEQMALDGQVWQPDDLSSVQSEVSAIAL